A single Thermosynechococcus vestitus BP-1 DNA region contains:
- the purB gene encoding adenylosuccinate lyase — MIERYTLAPMGNLWTDAYKFKTWLDVEIAVCEAQAELGYIPAAAVAEIKAKAKFDPQRVQEIEAEVKHDVIAFLTNVNEYVGDAGRYIHLGLTSSDVLDTGLALQLVASLGLIQQQLEHLMQAVRHRAQEHRYTVMVGRSHGIHAEPITFGFKLAGWLAELLRHRDRLCQLQRTVAVGKISGAVGTYANVDPRVEAIACQKLGLQPDTASTQVISRDRHADYVQTLALLGASLERFAVEIRNLQRTDVLEVEEFFSKGQKGSSAMPHKRNPIRSERLTGLARVLRANALAALENVALWHERDISHSAVERVILPDSSILTHFMLVEMTDLVQTLQVYPENMRRNMNCYGGVIFSQRVLLALVEKGLSREAAYALVQKHAHAAWNQPQGDFAANLKADPEIQRYLSPEELEACFNPEHHLRHLEEIYQRLGI, encoded by the coding sequence ATGATCGAACGCTATACCCTTGCCCCAATGGGGAATCTCTGGACAGATGCCTACAAATTCAAAACATGGCTCGATGTTGAGATTGCGGTCTGCGAAGCCCAAGCCGAACTGGGGTATATTCCGGCCGCGGCCGTTGCCGAGATCAAAGCCAAGGCCAAGTTTGACCCCCAACGGGTACAGGAAATTGAAGCGGAGGTGAAGCACGACGTCATTGCTTTCCTCACCAACGTTAACGAGTATGTCGGCGATGCGGGGCGCTATATTCACCTTGGCTTGACGAGCTCCGATGTTCTCGACACCGGTTTAGCGCTGCAATTGGTGGCCAGTCTAGGGCTGATTCAACAGCAGTTGGAGCATCTCATGCAGGCGGTCCGCCACCGTGCCCAAGAACATCGCTATACCGTGATGGTGGGACGCAGCCATGGCATTCACGCTGAACCCATTACCTTTGGCTTCAAACTGGCGGGTTGGTTAGCGGAACTGCTGCGCCATCGCGATCGCCTGTGCCAGTTACAGCGTACAGTGGCAGTGGGCAAAATCTCCGGGGCAGTGGGCACCTATGCCAATGTGGATCCGCGCGTAGAGGCGATCGCCTGTCAAAAACTGGGACTGCAACCCGATACCGCTTCCACCCAGGTCATTTCCCGCGATCGCCATGCAGATTATGTGCAGACCCTTGCCCTCCTAGGGGCCAGTCTGGAGCGCTTTGCCGTTGAAATTCGCAATCTGCAGCGCACCGATGTCCTGGAAGTCGAGGAATTTTTCTCGAAGGGTCAAAAAGGCTCCTCCGCTATGCCCCACAAACGCAATCCCATTCGTTCCGAGCGGCTGACGGGTCTGGCGCGGGTGCTGCGGGCCAATGCCTTGGCTGCCCTAGAAAATGTTGCCCTTTGGCATGAGCGGGATATTTCCCACAGTGCAGTGGAACGGGTCATTTTGCCCGACAGCTCGATTCTCACCCACTTTATGCTGGTGGAAATGACTGACTTGGTGCAAACGCTGCAGGTTTATCCCGAGAATATGCGCCGCAATATGAATTGCTACGGCGGTGTCATCTTTAGTCAGCGGGTGCTGTTGGCCTTGGTGGAAAAAGGCCTCAGCCGCGAAGCGGCCTATGCCCTTGTGCAGAAACATGCCCATGCCGCTTGGAATCAACCCCAGGGGGACTTTGCCGCCAACCTCAAGGCAGACCCTGAAATTCAGCGGTATCTCAGCCCTGAGGAATTAGAGGCCTGCTTTAACCCAGAGCACCACCTGCGGCATTTGGAGGAAATTTACCAGCGCTTGGGCATCTAG
- a CDS encoding LOG family protein encodes MTLSRVALSSLQQDVDELISRLDRVPHGDVIYQALQLFLDIAEEELERLDWKILRSCLRDMHQALRVFAPYRHTRKISIFGSARTPSTAPVYEMAVRFAQAASAAGFMIITGAGGGIMEAGNKGAGPNQSFGLNIELPFEQGANPYIEGDPRLIHFKYFFTRKLFLLKETDAIAVFPGGFGTQDEAFECLTLCQTGKAPPKPLALMDVPGGTYWQHWDRFIREELAAKGLINAEDQELYRICTSVDEGLAYLSGFYRVYHSSRYVGDRLVLRLNQDISDAALAELNRDFQDILVSGQIERTEPLPREVEDEQPLNHPALTHTLHLPRLILHFNQRDYSRLYQLIYRLNGFATAAAVYHPERK; translated from the coding sequence ATGACCCTTTCGCGAGTCGCTTTAAGTAGCCTACAGCAAGACGTCGATGAGCTAATTAGTCGCTTGGATAGGGTGCCCCACGGCGACGTGATTTACCAAGCCCTGCAGCTTTTTCTGGATATTGCCGAGGAGGAACTGGAACGACTAGATTGGAAAATTCTGCGTTCCTGCCTGCGGGATATGCACCAAGCCCTGCGGGTCTTTGCCCCCTATCGCCATACCCGCAAAATATCGATCTTTGGCTCTGCCCGCACCCCCTCCACTGCGCCGGTCTATGAAATGGCGGTGCGCTTTGCCCAAGCAGCGAGTGCAGCGGGGTTTATGATTATTACTGGTGCCGGGGGCGGCATCATGGAGGCTGGTAACAAAGGGGCAGGCCCCAATCAGTCCTTTGGCCTCAACATTGAACTGCCCTTTGAGCAGGGTGCCAATCCTTACATTGAAGGGGATCCGCGCCTCATTCACTTTAAGTACTTCTTTACGCGCAAGCTCTTTTTGCTCAAGGAAACCGATGCCATTGCCGTCTTCCCCGGGGGCTTTGGCACCCAAGATGAAGCCTTTGAATGCTTGACCCTATGCCAAACGGGTAAGGCCCCCCCTAAACCCTTGGCCTTGATGGACGTTCCCGGTGGTACCTACTGGCAGCATTGGGATCGGTTTATTCGCGAAGAACTGGCGGCCAAGGGGCTAATTAACGCTGAAGATCAGGAACTTTACCGCATCTGCACTAGTGTTGACGAAGGCTTAGCTTATCTGAGTGGCTTTTATCGTGTCTATCACTCCAGCCGCTATGTGGGCGATCGCTTGGTGCTGCGGTTGAACCAAGACATTAGTGATGCCGCCTTAGCAGAACTCAATCGCGATTTTCAAGACATTCTCGTGTCGGGGCAGATTGAACGGACGGAACCCTTACCTCGGGAAGTGGAAGACGAGCAACCCCTCAACCACCCCGCCTTGACCCACACGCTCCACCTACCCCGATTGATCTTGCACTTTAACCAGCGGGATTACAGCCGTCTTTACCAACTCATCTATCGCCTCAATGGCTTTGCCACAGCGGCGGCGGTGTACCATCCCGAACGTAAATAG
- a CDS encoding ATP-binding protein has protein sequence MEGDRHPRVLSSRCRAVLGKGATVSDERQAVRHLLVLEDSEGRRPILLEAATYSIGRDPTNSIVLHSKMVSRQHAILFRVTSPETNSYLFRLIDGDLQGKRSTNGTVVNGQRIVAHDLRTGDMIVFGGDVRARYLALTNMTDTEFQDFCRSTDVLGFLSKSTNPFATLVPLREGNIENFSEAALVRLASYPELTPNPILEVDLEGKVTYLNPAAVMQFRDLQQQKLAHPLLLGLPELARYMKQTQEKVHVREVEYQGRIYEQSIHYIYESELIRSYVMDVTDRKRAEEQLRNQARREAIINRIIQAMRTTMVAAEVLQITADLLLEALGSTLCLITQTPAPNSPTYASRPQFASLPKDLIALNQQAIALFEPTLRKGEQVVLAADCTDLPEPLPRDLKTLNVNALVITPLIYLGQLLGQITLLECEWEPSEATSVLASDRSLWQQTLPKSWTPEDLSLLKTIADQCALAIHQAQLYQQVQELNADLERQVRARTAELEQKMQELERLNAIKDDFLSTVSHELRTPMANMKMAIHMLKQFATDDRQKRYLDILANECNRETELINDLLDLQRLEAGRSQIQQEVIDLDSWLPTVLEPFRNRMQQRQQSLEVLRPATLPPLLSNRHALARILAELINNACKYSPAGAQIVVRFDPIGGDRLQIQVSNPSEIPSEELPRIFEKFYRIPNADPWQQGGTGLGLALTQKLVEQLQGDISADSAAGMTTFTLTLPCAAGDPST, from the coding sequence TTGGAAGGCGACCGCCACCCCCGTGTCCTTTCGTCAAGATGCCGAGCGGTCCTAGGCAAGGGGGCAACGGTGAGCGATGAGCGACAGGCAGTCCGCCACCTATTGGTCCTCGAAGACAGTGAAGGGCGGCGCCCCATTTTGTTAGAGGCAGCCACCTACTCCATTGGCCGTGATCCGACGAATTCAATTGTGCTCCACTCCAAGATGGTCTCACGGCAGCATGCGATTTTGTTCCGGGTGACTAGTCCTGAGACCAATAGCTATCTCTTTCGCCTGATTGATGGCGATTTGCAGGGCAAGCGCAGTACCAATGGCACTGTGGTCAACGGCCAGCGGATTGTTGCCCATGATTTGCGCACTGGCGACATGATTGTGTTTGGCGGTGACGTGCGTGCCCGCTACCTGGCCCTGACCAACATGACGGATACCGAGTTTCAGGATTTTTGCCGCAGTACCGATGTCTTAGGATTTCTCTCCAAAAGCACCAATCCCTTTGCAACGCTCGTTCCCCTCAGGGAGGGCAATATCGAGAATTTTAGTGAAGCAGCTTTAGTGCGTTTGGCTTCCTATCCGGAACTAACGCCCAACCCGATTTTGGAAGTGGATTTAGAGGGGAAGGTGACGTATCTCAATCCAGCGGCAGTGATGCAGTTTCGGGACTTGCAACAACAGAAGTTGGCTCATCCCCTGCTGTTGGGACTGCCGGAACTCGCACGCTACATGAAGCAAACCCAAGAAAAGGTCCATGTGCGGGAGGTGGAGTACCAAGGACGCATCTACGAGCAATCGATCCACTACATCTATGAGAGTGAGCTGATCCGCAGCTATGTCATGGATGTCACCGATCGCAAGCGAGCTGAGGAACAACTGCGCAACCAAGCCCGCCGCGAGGCGATCATTAACCGCATCATTCAAGCCATGCGGACCACCATGGTAGCGGCGGAGGTTCTGCAAATTACCGCTGATTTACTCCTAGAAGCCCTCGGTTCGACCCTCTGCCTGATTACACAAACCCCTGCTCCCAATAGCCCTACCTATGCAAGCCGTCCTCAATTTGCCAGCTTGCCCAAGGACTTGATTGCGCTCAACCAGCAGGCGATCGCCCTCTTTGAACCCACCCTCAGGAAGGGGGAACAGGTGGTTTTGGCAGCTGATTGCACCGATTTGCCGGAGCCACTACCACGGGATCTCAAAACCTTAAATGTCAACGCCTTGGTGATCACGCCGCTGATTTACCTTGGCCAACTCCTGGGGCAAATTACGCTTCTAGAGTGTGAGTGGGAACCGAGTGAGGCAACATCAGTTTTGGCGAGCGATCGCTCGCTTTGGCAACAAACCTTGCCCAAGTCTTGGACACCGGAAGATTTAAGCCTCCTCAAAACCATTGCCGATCAGTGTGCCCTTGCCATTCACCAAGCACAGCTTTACCAACAGGTGCAAGAACTCAATGCGGATTTGGAGCGACAAGTGCGCGCCCGTACCGCCGAACTGGAACAGAAAATGCAGGAGCTAGAGCGGCTCAATGCCATTAAGGATGATTTCTTGAGCACCGTCTCCCACGAGTTGCGTACACCCATGGCCAATATGAAAATGGCCATCCACATGCTGAAGCAATTTGCCACCGACGATCGCCAGAAACGCTACCTCGACATTCTCGCCAATGAGTGCAACCGCGAAACCGAACTGATCAATGATTTACTCGATCTGCAACGCCTAGAGGCAGGGCGCAGCCAGATTCAACAGGAGGTGATTGATCTCGACAGTTGGCTGCCTACGGTGCTCGAACCCTTTCGCAACCGCATGCAACAGCGGCAGCAATCCCTTGAGGTGTTGCGCCCCGCCACGTTGCCCCCCCTCCTCTCCAACCGCCATGCCTTAGCCCGCATCTTAGCAGAGTTAATCAACAATGCCTGTAAGTATAGCCCCGCTGGTGCACAGATTGTTGTCCGGTTTGATCCAATCGGGGGCGATCGCCTGCAAATTCAGGTGAGTAATCCCTCAGAAATCCCCAGTGAGGAGCTGCCGCGCATCTTTGAAAAGTTCTATCGCATTCCCAATGCCGATCCGTGGCAACAGGGGGGAACGGGTTTAGGCCTTGCCCTTACCCAAAAACTCGTAGAGCAATTGCAGGGTGACATTAGCGCCGACAGTGCAGCAGGCATGACCACCTTTACCCTCACCCTACCCTGTGCCGCAGGTGATCCCTCCACCTGA
- the ftsH gene encoding ATP-dependent zinc metalloprotease FtsH produces MKYAQRLCQRLSQLALVVGFSLAPTNIGLAQSSNNNTVSYTQFLNALKAGEVRSVELYQEQGLAKFRRKNQPEQSPPQEVRLFDRNPELVELLRQVSSRYDTTVRVVASGNESAVVGLVSNLMLGFLLLIVFLMILQRVSNAPGGPGQILNFGKSRARFQMEAQTGVTFGDVAGIEEAKEELQEVVTFLKNSEKFTSIGARIPKGVLLIGPPGTGKTLLAKAIAGEAGVPFFSISGSEFVEMFVGVGASRVRDLFRKAKENAPCLVFIDEIDAVGRQRGAGIGGGNDEREQTLNQLLTEMDGFEGNTGIIVIAATNRPDVLDAALLRPGRFDRQITVDLPSYKGRLQILQVHARNKKIAPEVSLEAIARRTPGFSGAELANLLNEAAILTARRRKPAITNAEIDDAIDRVTIGMTLTPLLDSKKKWLIAYHEVGHALLMTLLKHADPLNKVTIIPRSGGVGGFAQQIFDEERVDSGLYTRAWLLDEITILLGGRAAEVEIFGDAEVTVGASSDLRAVANLAREMVTRYGMSDLGHLALETTGNEVFLGRDLMPRAEYSEAVAVQIDHQVREIVMHCYEIARKLIREHRVAIDKLVELLLEKETIDGDEFRALVRQYTTLPVKDPPWKATATPVSFRQDAERS; encoded by the coding sequence ATGAAATACGCTCAACGCCTTTGCCAACGGCTGAGTCAACTGGCTTTGGTCGTAGGTTTCTCCTTAGCTCCCACGAATATTGGTCTAGCGCAGTCGAGCAACAATAACACCGTTTCCTACACGCAATTCCTCAATGCCCTTAAAGCCGGTGAAGTTCGCTCCGTCGAACTCTATCAGGAACAGGGGCTAGCCAAGTTTCGCCGCAAGAATCAGCCAGAACAATCACCTCCCCAAGAGGTGCGGCTCTTTGATCGCAATCCCGAACTGGTGGAACTGCTGCGCCAAGTGAGCAGTCGCTATGACACGACGGTGCGGGTGGTGGCCTCAGGCAATGAGAGCGCCGTTGTCGGCCTAGTTTCCAACTTGATGCTGGGCTTCTTGCTGCTGATTGTCTTCCTGATGATTTTGCAGCGGGTCAGTAATGCCCCTGGCGGCCCTGGGCAGATTCTCAACTTTGGCAAATCCCGCGCCCGTTTTCAAATGGAAGCCCAAACGGGGGTGACCTTTGGCGATGTGGCAGGAATTGAAGAAGCCAAAGAAGAGCTTCAGGAAGTCGTCACCTTTCTCAAGAATTCAGAAAAATTTACCTCCATTGGTGCCCGTATTCCCAAGGGGGTGCTGCTAATTGGGCCACCGGGAACGGGGAAAACGCTCCTTGCCAAGGCGATCGCGGGTGAAGCCGGGGTTCCCTTCTTTTCCATTTCTGGCTCTGAATTTGTGGAAATGTTTGTCGGCGTCGGTGCCTCCCGCGTGCGCGATCTCTTCAGAAAGGCCAAGGAAAACGCCCCCTGTTTGGTGTTTATTGATGAGATTGATGCCGTTGGTCGCCAACGGGGTGCCGGTATTGGCGGTGGCAATGATGAGCGGGAGCAAACCCTCAACCAACTCCTGACGGAAATGGATGGCTTTGAGGGCAATACGGGCATTATTGTAATTGCAGCAACAAACCGCCCCGATGTTTTGGATGCGGCCCTACTGCGCCCTGGCCGCTTTGACCGCCAGATTACGGTTGATTTGCCCAGCTACAAAGGACGCCTACAAATTCTCCAAGTCCATGCGCGGAACAAAAAAATTGCCCCTGAGGTGTCCCTCGAGGCGATCGCCCGCCGTACCCCCGGTTTTTCTGGTGCCGAGCTGGCTAACCTTCTCAATGAAGCTGCGATCCTCACAGCCCGCCGCCGCAAACCTGCCATTACCAATGCCGAAATTGACGATGCCATTGACCGGGTCACCATTGGCATGACGCTCACCCCCCTCCTCGACAGTAAGAAAAAGTGGCTGATTGCCTACCACGAAGTGGGGCATGCGCTGTTAATGACACTTCTAAAACACGCCGATCCCCTCAATAAAGTGACGATTATTCCCCGTTCTGGGGGGGTTGGCGGTTTTGCCCAGCAGATCTTTGATGAGGAGCGGGTAGATAGTGGCCTCTATACCCGCGCCTGGCTCCTCGATGAGATCACCATTCTATTGGGGGGGCGCGCTGCCGAAGTGGAAATCTTTGGCGATGCTGAAGTCACTGTGGGGGCCAGTAGCGACTTGCGAGCAGTAGCGAATCTGGCGCGGGAAATGGTAACCCGTTACGGTATGTCGGATTTGGGACACTTAGCCCTTGAAACAACAGGCAACGAGGTCTTTCTGGGTCGAGATCTCATGCCCCGCGCTGAATATTCTGAAGCTGTAGCGGTGCAAATTGACCACCAAGTGCGTGAGATTGTGATGCACTGCTATGAGATTGCCCGCAAACTCATCCGCGAGCATCGAGTCGCCATTGACAAGCTGGTGGAACTGCTCCTTGAGAAGGAAACCATTGACGGTGATGAGTTCCGTGCGTTGGTACGTCAATATACCACCCTGCCTGTCAAAGACCCCCCTTGGAAGGCGACCGCCACCCCCGTGTCCTTTCGTCAAGATGCCGAGCGGTCCTAG
- a CDS encoding aspartate kinase — translation MGLIVQKYGGTSVGSVERIQAVARRVKATVAAGHQVVVVVSAMGKTTDSLVQLAYAISDRPSQREMDMLLSTGEQVSIALLTMALHALGEPAISLTGAQVGIVTEPAHTRARILHIETQRLERHLKAGQVVVVAGFQGITAATDFEVTTLGRGGSDTSAVALAAALRADCCEIYTDVPGILTADPRLVPNAQLMSEITCDEMLELASLGAKVLHPRAVEIARNYGVDLVVRSSWTDDPGTRVIAPARPPRPVENLELGKPVDGVALDTDQAKVALLRVADRPGVAAQLFGELARQNLDVDLIIQSIHEGQTNDIAFTVQKSVLKQAEAIAVAFYPRLSPRVEETDVLVDADIAKVSITGAGMIGRPGVAAQMFSALAAAGINLQMISTSEVNVSCTVAAADAGRAIAVLSQTFDVEAATTVPQNPPAAPPVRGVALDPKQARIAIRDVPDRPGMAAAIFQTLADAAISVDMIIQSQRSRSLGGVMTRDIAFTVASTDAEDATELLRKVQAQLGYGDVLVDTAIAKVSIVGVGMIHRPGIAAQMFAALARENINIQMIATSEIRVSCVVAESEGVRALRAVHRAFGLDGEAPVAIPDVGK, via the coding sequence ATGGGACTGATTGTACAAAAGTATGGCGGCACATCCGTCGGTAGTGTCGAGCGCATCCAAGCGGTAGCCCGCAGGGTCAAGGCAACGGTAGCAGCAGGACATCAGGTCGTGGTGGTGGTCTCGGCCATGGGCAAAACCACGGATAGCTTGGTGCAACTGGCCTATGCCATTAGCGATCGCCCCAGTCAGCGGGAAATGGATATGCTGCTGTCGACGGGGGAACAAGTCTCGATCGCCCTATTGACGATGGCTCTCCATGCCTTGGGGGAACCCGCTATCTCCCTTACCGGCGCCCAAGTGGGAATTGTGACTGAACCGGCCCACACCCGTGCCCGCATTCTCCACATTGAGACCCAGCGCCTCGAACGGCACCTCAAAGCAGGACAAGTAGTGGTTGTGGCCGGCTTTCAGGGGATTACTGCTGCCACTGATTTTGAGGTCACCACCCTTGGGCGTGGCGGGTCGGATACGTCGGCTGTGGCTTTGGCGGCAGCTCTACGGGCGGATTGCTGTGAAATTTACACCGATGTCCCCGGCATTTTAACTGCGGATCCCCGACTAGTGCCCAATGCCCAACTCATGAGCGAAATTACCTGCGATGAAATGTTGGAGTTGGCCAGCCTAGGGGCAAAGGTCTTGCACCCCCGCGCGGTGGAGATTGCCCGCAACTATGGTGTCGATTTGGTGGTGCGCTCCAGTTGGACGGATGATCCGGGTACCCGCGTCATCGCCCCAGCACGGCCGCCGCGTCCCGTGGAAAACCTTGAACTGGGCAAGCCCGTGGATGGCGTAGCCCTGGACACGGATCAGGCAAAGGTGGCACTCCTGCGGGTGGCCGATCGCCCCGGTGTTGCGGCACAGCTTTTTGGCGAACTGGCCCGGCAAAACCTTGATGTGGATTTGATTATCCAATCCATCCACGAAGGGCAAACGAATGATATTGCCTTCACAGTCCAAAAGAGTGTTCTCAAACAAGCCGAAGCCATTGCCGTGGCCTTTTATCCCCGCTTGAGCCCCCGGGTTGAAGAGACGGATGTGCTAGTGGATGCCGATATTGCCAAGGTGAGTATTACCGGCGCTGGCATGATTGGCCGACCGGGGGTGGCCGCTCAGATGTTCTCGGCCTTGGCGGCAGCGGGTATTAACCTGCAAATGATTTCCACCTCTGAAGTCAATGTCAGTTGTACAGTGGCCGCTGCGGATGCCGGTCGAGCCATTGCCGTTCTCTCCCAAACCTTTGATGTGGAAGCCGCCACCACTGTCCCTCAAAACCCCCCTGCTGCCCCACCGGTGCGGGGCGTTGCCCTTGATCCCAAGCAGGCGCGGATTGCCATTCGGGATGTGCCCGATCGCCCTGGTATGGCGGCAGCAATTTTCCAGACCCTTGCCGATGCGGCCATTAGCGTCGATATGATTATCCAATCCCAGCGATCGCGCTCCCTGGGAGGTGTGATGACCCGCGACATTGCCTTTACAGTCGCCTCTACCGATGCCGAGGACGCTACGGAACTGCTCCGAAAAGTCCAGGCCCAATTGGGCTACGGTGACGTCCTCGTCGACACCGCAATCGCCAAAGTGAGCATTGTCGGTGTAGGGATGATCCACCGCCCGGGGATCGCTGCCCAAATGTTTGCTGCCCTTGCCCGTGAAAACATCAACATTCAAATGATTGCCACCTCAGAAATTCGCGTCAGTTGTGTCGTGGCAGAATCAGAGGGGGTGCGGGCGCTGCGGGCGGTGCATAGGGCCTTTGGGCTGGATGGGGAGGCACCCGTCGCCATTCCCGATGTCGGTAAATAG
- a CDS encoding DMT family transporter produces MSVNRPPHWQIALVLGVGVLAVSTAALLVRWGMTGLPTHSLGTTVGLSIFLASGRLSVAALCLIPQLHPWPWPDLSRQNLRWAVAAGVALAAHFSLWFTSLHYTSVAASTMLVTTTPIWSALVGYLWQRQTLQPQGWLGMAIAFGGSALISAGEPTSTVARNPLLGNGLAIAAAWAVSAYFICGQAAQKAGLSIHHYALVAYATAAGVLLPLPPLLGLAYTGWPLKLYGAILLLALIPQLVGHTSLNWGVRWLSPTGVTLLVLAEPIAASLLALLLFGEVPTTAVITGGILVLVGLSVALWPSP; encoded by the coding sequence ATGTCGGTAAATAGGCCGCCCCACTGGCAAATTGCCCTTGTGCTGGGCGTGGGCGTGTTGGCGGTGTCGACGGCGGCTCTGCTGGTGCGCTGGGGTATGACTGGTTTGCCTACCCATTCCCTAGGGACAACTGTGGGGTTGAGCATTTTCCTTGCCAGTGGTCGCCTGAGTGTGGCCGCCCTCTGTTTGATCCCACAACTGCACCCTTGGCCATGGCCAGACCTGTCTCGGCAAAATCTGCGTTGGGCGGTGGCTGCGGGGGTTGCTCTTGCAGCGCACTTTAGCCTCTGGTTCACTTCACTGCACTACACATCGGTGGCAGCCTCGACAATGCTGGTGACCACAACCCCGATCTGGTCGGCGCTTGTGGGATACCTTTGGCAGCGACAAACCCTTCAACCCCAGGGTTGGCTCGGTATGGCGATCGCCTTTGGCGGCAGTGCCCTAATTAGCGCGGGAGAACCGACGAGTACGGTGGCAAGGAATCCCCTCTTGGGAAATGGGCTAGCGATCGCTGCGGCCTGGGCAGTCAGTGCCTACTTTATTTGTGGTCAAGCTGCCCAAAAGGCGGGTCTGTCGATTCACCACTACGCCCTTGTTGCCTATGCCACTGCTGCTGGGGTGCTCCTACCCCTACCGCCTCTGCTGGGCCTTGCCTACACCGGTTGGCCCCTCAAGCTCTATGGCGCTATTCTCCTGCTAGCGTTGATTCCCCAGTTGGTGGGGCACACCAGTCTCAATTGGGGCGTGCGCTGGCTCTCCCCCACGGGGGTAACGCTTCTGGTGTTGGCAGAACCCATTGCTGCCAGTCTCTTGGCTTTGCTGCTCTTTGGTGAAGTGCCGACAACGGCAGTGATCACGGGGGGCATTCTAGTGCTGGTGGGTTTAAGCGTGGCACTGTGGCCCAGTCCTTAG
- the prmC gene encoding peptide chain release factor N(5)-glutamine methyltransferase produces MIRASSENKGQDTLVSGEALQRWWHWAQGIIPAPERESGLRELKQFLRAFTGLSPLEITLRRFPPQIHLKLPLTELQERWQRRWQERVPLQYLIGVAHWHDLELVVTPSVLIPRPETEELLAVVAATVPPWQQQGHWLDLGTGSGAIAIGLARLFPAALIHAVDCSSEALEVAQVNIQKYALGDRVRCYVGNWFDPIVPLQGQVQGIVSNPPYIPTSVVATLQPEVQYHEPLLALDGGTDGLQAIRQILETAPEYLQPQGWLFIELMATQGKAVAALAMATQAYERVEILRDLSGHDRFLLAQTP; encoded by the coding sequence TTGATACGAGCATCCTCAGAAAACAAGGGTCAAGATACATTGGTGAGTGGTGAGGCGCTCCAAAGATGGTGGCATTGGGCCCAGGGGATCATTCCTGCCCCTGAGCGCGAGAGTGGTCTGCGGGAGTTAAAACAATTTCTCAGGGCCTTTACAGGGCTGAGTCCCCTGGAAATCACACTGCGCCGATTCCCGCCCCAGATTCATCTGAAACTTCCCCTTACAGAACTCCAAGAGCGGTGGCAACGCCGCTGGCAAGAGCGAGTCCCCCTACAATATCTGATTGGTGTGGCTCACTGGCACGATCTCGAATTAGTCGTGACCCCCAGTGTGCTGATTCCTCGGCCAGAAACCGAGGAGTTACTTGCCGTCGTCGCAGCAACGGTACCCCCTTGGCAACAGCAGGGGCATTGGCTGGATTTGGGTACGGGGAGTGGGGCGATCGCCATTGGGTTGGCGCGGTTATTTCCGGCAGCGCTGATTCATGCTGTGGATTGTAGCTCTGAGGCCCTAGAGGTGGCGCAAGTTAATATTCAAAAGTACGCTTTGGGCGATCGCGTGCGGTGCTACGTTGGGAATTGGTTTGACCCCATTGTGCCTCTGCAAGGGCAGGTGCAGGGGATTGTCAGCAATCCTCCCTATATTCCCACCAGCGTCGTGGCCACCCTCCAACCGGAGGTGCAGTACCATGAACCCCTCCTTGCCCTCGATGGCGGTACGGATGGCTTGCAGGCCATTCGCCAGATTCTTGAGACGGCGCCAGAGTATTTGCAACCCCAAGGCTGGCTCTTTATTGAATTGATGGCCACCCAAGGAAAAGCAGTGGCAGCTTTGGCAATGGCTACCCAAGCCTATGAACGGGTGGAAATCCTTCGAGATCTGAGTGGCCACGATCGCTTCTTGCTCGCTCAAACACCTTAG
- a CDS encoding DUF3493 domain-containing protein: MAANEPKEQVEGTQSTLRDRLRAEAAAPYRGLRRVFYAVFAASGLMGAFILGLKGLAGTAGDDLPWTLALQIGVVALMVVLWRWDRG, encoded by the coding sequence ATGGCTGCTAACGAACCCAAGGAACAGGTCGAAGGGACTCAATCAACCCTGCGCGATCGCCTGCGAGCCGAGGCAGCAGCTCCCTATCGGGGACTGCGGCGTGTTTTCTATGCTGTTTTTGCTGCTTCCGGCCTCATGGGGGCCTTTATCCTTGGCCTCAAGGGATTGGCGGGCACCGCAGGTGACGACTTGCCATGGACTCTGGCACTACAAATCGGAGTGGTTGCCCTCATGGTTGTCCTCTGGCGTTGGGATCGCGGCTAA